In one window of Thermus aquaticus DNA:
- the truD gene encoding tRNA pseudouridine(13) synthase TruD: protein MDLVYRPERYPFLTAGLPGVGGVIRLLPQDFQVEEVPAYLPSGEGEHLYLFLEKEGLTTRQVLEFLRDELGIPEKEIGVAGLKDKHALTRQWFSIPKRHEDALCLLENLKGVRLLKADLHTNKLRTGHLKGNRFRILIREAQGGRERAEAILRVLQEKGLPNYYGPQRFGLGGLNPARGYELVRKGKGRGSPWLKRFLIGSLQSLLFNDWVALRMERGLYDRVIPGDWAKKHATGGEFLVESEAEAERALRLEISATGPLFGKKYPEARGEARALEDEILERYTLKREEFRARRGARRPIRVPLAEWEVEEGPEGLWLSFFLPKGSYATSLLREVMKKEVDAPEGEED, encoded by the coding sequence ATGGACCTGGTCTACCGCCCCGAGCGCTACCCCTTCCTGACCGCCGGGCTTCCCGGGGTAGGAGGGGTGATTCGCCTTCTGCCCCAGGACTTCCAGGTAGAGGAGGTGCCCGCCTACTTGCCCAGCGGGGAAGGGGAGCATCTTTACCTCTTTCTGGAAAAGGAGGGCCTCACCACCCGGCAGGTCTTGGAGTTCCTGCGGGATGAGCTGGGCATCCCGGAGAAGGAGATCGGGGTGGCGGGCCTCAAGGACAAGCACGCCCTTACCCGGCAGTGGTTCTCCATCCCCAAGCGCCACGAGGACGCCCTCTGCCTTCTGGAAAACCTGAAGGGGGTGAGGCTTTTAAAGGCCGACCTCCACACCAACAAGCTCAGGACCGGCCACCTCAAGGGGAACCGCTTCCGAATCCTCATCCGGGAAGCCCAGGGAGGGCGGGAGCGGGCGGAGGCCATCCTTCGGGTCCTTCAGGAAAAGGGCCTGCCCAACTACTACGGCCCCCAGCGCTTTGGCCTGGGGGGCCTGAACCCCGCGCGGGGGTACGAGCTGGTGAGAAAGGGCAAGGGAAGGGGAAGCCCCTGGCTGAAGCGCTTCCTCATCGGAAGCCTCCAGAGCCTCCTCTTCAACGACTGGGTGGCCCTAAGGATGGAAAGGGGCCTCTACGACCGGGTCATCCCCGGGGACTGGGCCAAGAAGCACGCCACGGGGGGCGAGTTTCTGGTGGAAAGCGAGGCCGAGGCGGAAAGGGCCCTGCGGCTGGAGATCAGCGCCACCGGGCCCCTTTTCGGCAAGAAGTACCCCGAGGCCAGGGGGGAGGCCCGAGCCCTCGAGGACGAGATCCTGGAGCGCTACACCCTCAAGCGGGAGGAGTTTAGGGCCCGCCGGGGGGCCAGGCGGCCCATCCGGGTCCCCCTGGCCGAGTGGGAGGTGGAGGAAGGCCCGGAAGGGCTCTGGCTCTCCTTCTTCCTCCCCAAGGGGAGCTACGCCACGAGCCTCCTCAGGGAGGTGATGAAAAAGGAGGTGGACGCCCCGGAGGGGGAGGAAGACTGA
- a CDS encoding DUF3800 domain-containing protein has product MLLCFLDESGDHILSGGDPNYPVFVLAGVVVEEGYYASVIQPEMEELKQRLFGKRDLVLHTADITRNRNGFEGLKDPGFRAKFYQEINAAMRRWHYTVLGVLVDKRRLVEVYGSSAWDPYDLSLSFLVERLVFLSEERRDRAKIIAESRSSSLDQRLERTWEGLLEKGTHYVRAQRLRRRVERLIFKKKGDNEAGLQLADLVASPIGRHYLGKPAKEDWKIVAGKLRHGLVVFPKS; this is encoded by the coding sequence ATGTTGCTGTGCTTTTTGGACGAATCCGGGGATCACATCCTTAGCGGAGGCGATCCCAACTATCCCGTCTTTGTGCTGGCGGGGGTGGTGGTGGAAGAGGGTTACTACGCCTCCGTCATCCAGCCGGAAATGGAGGAGCTCAAGCAGAGGCTATTCGGTAAGAGGGACCTGGTGTTGCACACGGCGGACATAACCCGGAATCGCAACGGGTTTGAGGGTCTTAAGGACCCCGGGTTCCGGGCCAAGTTCTACCAGGAAATCAACGCCGCCATGCGGCGCTGGCACTACACGGTTTTGGGCGTGCTTGTGGACAAGCGCAGGCTTGTTGAGGTCTATGGAAGCTCTGCTTGGGATCCATACGACCTTTCCTTGAGCTTTTTGGTGGAGCGCCTGGTCTTTCTTTCGGAGGAGCGCAGAGATAGAGCGAAAATCATTGCCGAAAGCCGTAGCTCTAGTCTGGACCAGCGCTTGGAGAGGACTTGGGAAGGTCTCCTTGAAAAAGGCACGCATTATGTGCGGGCTCAGAGGTTGCGGAGGCGGGTAGAGAGGCTGATTTTCAAGAAAAAGGGGGATAACGAAGCTGGGCTTCAGCTGGCAGACCTGGTGGCGAGTCCTATAGGCCGCCATTACCTAGGTAAGCCGGCAAAGGAAGACTGGAAGATTGTCGCCGGGAAGCTCCGCCATGGTTTAGTGGTGTTTCCAAAAAGTTAA
- a CDS encoding alpha/beta hydrolase → MGLVRFFGGALSPPSGLAFLEDLPSEEGLHLVAFGEGALEALKVAFREGARSLVLLSPVLRKDPFLAARLSALRFGLERGGVEGFARVGRALFFGPLSVGSEEIFAAWKEGLTEAGLYAWLELLEGLSDERRWLRGTEARVLVIQGALDAFTPPLYGKEVADFAKGEALRFALEGAGHLVPWEAPLEVRDLVADFLMGEGFKALPGGLAL, encoded by the coding sequence CGCTTTTTCGGCGGAGCGCTTTCCCCCCCTTCCGGCCTCGCCTTTCTGGAGGACCTCCCCTCGGAGGAGGGGCTTCACCTGGTGGCCTTTGGGGAAGGGGCCCTCGAGGCCCTGAAGGTGGCCTTCCGGGAGGGGGCAAGAAGCCTGGTTCTCCTCTCCCCGGTGCTCCGCAAGGACCCCTTCCTGGCCGCCCGGCTTTCCGCCCTGCGCTTCGGCCTGGAGCGGGGCGGGGTGGAGGGGTTCGCCCGGGTGGGGCGGGCCCTCTTCTTCGGCCCCTTGAGCGTGGGGAGCGAGGAGATCTTCGCCGCTTGGAAGGAGGGGCTCACCGAGGCGGGCCTTTACGCCTGGCTGGAGCTTCTGGAGGGGCTTTCCGACGAGCGGCGCTGGCTTCGGGGCACCGAGGCCCGGGTCCTGGTGATCCAGGGGGCCCTGGACGCCTTCACCCCGCCCCTTTACGGCAAGGAGGTGGCGGACTTCGCCAAGGGGGAGGCCCTCCGCTTCGCCCTGGAGGGGGCGGGCCACCTGGTGCCCTGGGAGGCCCCTCTGGAGGTGCGGGACCTGGTGGCGGACTTCCTCATGGGGGAGGGGTTTAAGGCCCTTCCCGGGGGGCTCGCCCTGTGA
- a CDS encoding RNB domain-containing ribonuclease gives MLVKKALVIYKGKPALAEEKGDRLELTLEGGETLKVRPKDVLFLHPGPASLDLRVPEGEEEAAWELLEGQKVSLKELAELAFGAYTPEAAYGAYLLAQKGERFVLEGGEVRARTREELASLEEMKRRKEERERAFGEAVERIRQGRPSLEDRPLLAEVEALAHGERKESRLLKALGLPETPEAAHGLLLRLGLWRRENPHPRRLGLPLAPPDLPVPPLPEEERVDLTHLPAFAIDDEGSQDPDDALYAERVEEGFHLFVHVADVAALVGPGSPLDQEALRRGANLYLPEGTVPMLPLAVTEALGLGLKEVSPALTFELLVSPEGELLREDLYLSWVRVRRLSYREALEVEALAPMKALAGAFLRKRLAQGALDIALPEVKVRVEGEEIRITPLPPYESRVWVREAMLLAGYAAAHLALREGLPFPFATQEAPSHRVEGEGLAAMWAQRKTLKRAQLKAVPAPHRGLGLPLYAQVTSPLRRYLDLVAHQQLRAWLKGERPLSQGEVLERVGAAEAVADLVREGERRSKLHWTLLYLMEKGYEGPGVLVERRGGQGVFLLPELGLSAQVALSGPLALNAEVRLRFLEADLPALEARFALV, from the coding sequence ATGCTTGTCAAGAAGGCCTTGGTCATCTACAAAGGCAAGCCCGCCCTGGCGGAGGAGAAGGGGGACCGCCTGGAGCTCACCCTGGAAGGCGGGGAAACGCTCAAGGTTCGCCCCAAGGACGTGCTTTTTCTTCATCCCGGTCCCGCCAGCTTAGACCTGAGGGTGCCCGAGGGGGAGGAGGAGGCGGCTTGGGAGCTTCTTGAGGGGCAGAAGGTGAGCCTGAAGGAGCTCGCCGAGCTGGCCTTCGGGGCCTACACCCCAGAGGCCGCCTACGGGGCCTACCTCCTGGCCCAGAAGGGGGAGAGGTTCGTTCTGGAGGGCGGCGAGGTCCGGGCCCGCACCCGGGAGGAGCTGGCCTCTTTGGAGGAGATGAAAAGGCGTAAGGAGGAGAGGGAGCGGGCCTTTGGGGAAGCCGTGGAGCGGATCCGCCAGGGACGGCCCTCCCTCGAGGACCGCCCCCTCCTGGCCGAGGTGGAGGCTCTGGCCCACGGCGAGAGGAAGGAAAGCCGGCTTCTCAAGGCCCTGGGCCTTCCCGAAACCCCCGAGGCCGCCCACGGCCTCCTTCTCCGCCTGGGCCTCTGGCGGCGGGAAAACCCCCACCCCAGGCGGCTTGGCCTTCCCCTGGCCCCGCCGGACCTCCCCGTCCCCCCCCTGCCCGAGGAGGAGCGGGTGGACCTCACCCACCTCCCCGCCTTCGCCATTGACGACGAGGGGAGCCAGGACCCGGACGACGCCCTTTACGCCGAAAGGGTGGAGGAGGGCTTCCACCTTTTCGTCCATGTGGCCGATGTGGCCGCTTTGGTCGGGCCGGGAAGCCCCCTGGACCAGGAGGCCCTCCGCCGGGGGGCCAACCTCTATCTGCCCGAGGGCACGGTGCCCATGCTCCCCCTGGCGGTGACCGAGGCCCTGGGCCTGGGGCTTAAGGAGGTCTCCCCAGCCCTCACCTTTGAGCTTCTGGTCTCCCCGGAAGGGGAGCTTTTGCGGGAGGACCTTTACCTCTCCTGGGTGCGGGTGAGGCGGCTTTCCTACCGGGAGGCCCTCGAGGTGGAGGCCCTGGCGCCCATGAAGGCCTTGGCGGGAGCCTTTTTGCGGAAGCGCCTGGCCCAGGGGGCTTTGGACATCGCCCTGCCCGAGGTCAAGGTGCGGGTGGAGGGGGAGGAGATCCGGATCACCCCCCTTCCCCCCTATGAAAGCCGGGTCTGGGTGCGGGAGGCCATGCTCCTCGCCGGCTACGCCGCCGCCCACCTGGCCCTGAGGGAGGGCCTTCCCTTTCCCTTCGCCACCCAGGAGGCCCCTTCCCACCGGGTGGAGGGGGAGGGCCTCGCCGCCATGTGGGCGCAGCGGAAGACCCTGAAGAGGGCGCAGCTCAAGGCCGTCCCCGCCCCCCACCGGGGCCTCGGCCTTCCCCTCTACGCCCAGGTGACGAGCCCCTTAAGGCGCTACCTGGACCTGGTGGCTCACCAGCAGCTCAGGGCCTGGCTCAAGGGGGAAAGGCCCCTTTCCCAGGGGGAGGTCCTGGAGCGGGTGGGGGCGGCGGAGGCGGTGGCCGACCTGGTGCGGGAAGGGGAGAGGCGGAGCAAGCTCCACTGGACCCTCCTCTACCTGATGGAAAAGGGCTACGAGGGCCCGGGCGTCCTGGTGGAGAGGCGGGGGGGACAGGGGGTCTTCCTCCTCCCGGAGCTCGGGCTTTCCGCCCAGGTGGCCCTCTCCGGGCCTCTTGCCCTCAACGCCGAGGTCCGCCTCCGCTTCCTGGAGGCGGACCTTCCGGCCCTCGAGGCCCGCTTCGCCCTGGTCTAA
- a CDS encoding M3 family oligoendopeptidase: MEWDLSDLYASPEDPRIFQDLEAALALAQGLDPKDLLSPEGASSLLSRYEKALELAYKPLNYASLYFATRTQDPGAKALLDRVRNAFTEVRNRLVPLEVALRKLPEEAFQALLAHPGLMDLRHFLKRQRAYAPYTLSEREEELLNLKALVGRSAWSQFYTEYTGRFRFLVQGQELTEMEVRALRRNPDPEVRREAHQALYGKLLEEAPTLSAVFNAVYLDYLQDLRLRGYGNPLEPVALRDEVEVRDIEALLSATESFYPLVERYYLWKAKKLGQEKTPSQDLLAPLGEKPKVPFEEAKALVLEAFRRFSPEVEAIAREFFEKRWIDVYPRPGKRGGAFCSGGLPSTHPYVLLNHTDDLDSAHTLAHELGHGVHFYLAREQRLLNFGASTPLAETASVFAEILLDDLLLERLSGEERTLLLAERVEDAINTLFRQVMYTFFEKRSLLARKEAALSPEAFQKIWQEEQARLYGESVAWTELDQSAWAGIPHFVHYRFYTYSYALGYLVVLALYGRYREEGEAFVPRYLEVLKAGEKASPKEILARAGVELASEAFFRYGFGVLEDWIKALP; encoded by the coding sequence ATGGAGTGGGACCTTTCGGACCTCTACGCCTCCCCCGAAGACCCCAGGATCTTCCAGGACCTCGAGGCCGCCCTGGCCCTGGCCCAGGGCCTGGACCCTAAGGACCTCCTGAGCCCCGAGGGGGCCTCTTCCCTCCTCTCCCGGTACGAGAAGGCCCTGGAGCTGGCCTACAAGCCCCTCAACTACGCCAGCCTCTACTTCGCCACCCGCACCCAGGACCCCGGGGCCAAGGCCCTTCTGGACCGGGTCAGAAACGCCTTCACTGAGGTTCGGAACCGCCTGGTCCCCCTGGAGGTGGCCCTGAGAAAGCTCCCCGAGGAGGCCTTCCAGGCCCTTCTAGCCCACCCGGGCCTCATGGACCTCCGCCACTTCCTAAAGCGCCAGCGGGCCTACGCCCCCTACACCCTTTCCGAGCGGGAAGAGGAGCTTTTGAACCTCAAGGCCTTGGTGGGCAGGAGCGCCTGGAGCCAGTTTTACACGGAGTACACGGGCCGCTTCCGCTTCCTTGTGCAGGGCCAGGAGCTCACGGAGATGGAGGTGCGGGCCCTCAGGCGGAACCCGGACCCCGAGGTGCGCCGGGAGGCCCACCAGGCCCTATACGGGAAGCTCCTGGAGGAAGCCCCTACCCTGAGCGCCGTCTTCAACGCCGTCTATCTGGACTACCTCCAGGACCTCCGCCTGAGGGGCTACGGGAACCCCCTGGAACCCGTGGCCCTTCGGGACGAGGTGGAGGTGAGGGACATTGAGGCCCTCCTCTCGGCCACGGAGAGCTTCTACCCCCTGGTGGAGCGCTACTACCTCTGGAAGGCCAAGAAGCTGGGCCAGGAGAAGACCCCAAGCCAGGACCTCCTCGCCCCCCTGGGGGAGAAGCCCAAGGTGCCCTTTGAGGAGGCTAAGGCTTTGGTCCTGGAGGCCTTCCGCCGCTTCTCCCCCGAGGTGGAGGCCATCGCCCGAGAGTTTTTTGAGAAGCGCTGGATAGACGTCTACCCCAGGCCCGGCAAGCGGGGCGGGGCCTTCTGCTCCGGCGGGCTTCCCTCCACCCACCCCTACGTCCTCCTCAACCACACCGACGACCTGGACAGCGCCCACACCCTGGCCCATGAACTCGGGCATGGGGTCCACTTCTACCTGGCCCGAGAGCAGCGCCTCCTCAACTTCGGGGCCTCCACCCCCCTGGCGGAGACGGCCAGCGTCTTCGCCGAGATCCTCCTGGACGACCTCCTTCTGGAAAGGCTCTCCGGAGAGGAAAGGACCCTCCTCCTGGCCGAGCGGGTGGAAGACGCCATAAACACCCTCTTCCGCCAGGTCATGTACACCTTCTTTGAAAAGCGGAGCCTATTGGCCAGGAAGGAGGCCGCCCTCTCCCCCGAGGCCTTCCAAAAAATCTGGCAGGAGGAGCAGGCCCGCCTCTACGGGGAAAGCGTGGCCTGGACCGAGCTGGACCAGTCCGCCTGGGCGGGCATCCCCCACTTCGTCCACTACCGCTTCTACACCTACAGCTACGCCCTGGGCTACCTGGTGGTCCTGGCCCTCTACGGCCGCTACCGGGAGGAGGGGGAGGCCTTCGTGCCCAGGTACCTGGAGGTCCTGAAGGCCGGGGAGAAGGCGAGCCCCAAGGAGATCCTGGCCCGGGCCGGGGTGGAGCTGGCCTCCGAGGCCTTCTTCCGCTACGGATTTGGGGTCCTGGAGGACTGGATAAAGGCCCTCCCCTAG